A stretch of the Jeotgalibacillus haloalkalitolerans genome encodes the following:
- the murJ gene encoding murein biosynthesis integral membrane protein MurJ encodes MKKVAIYIVIITVFSRFLGFGRELTIAYYYGASYISDAYIVSLIIPTVIFGIIGTGVMSGIIPIYIRIMEEKNEDESKNFLSNVLYLFVIITSFLLILFYLFKEKILRVFAIGFDENTMALASNLAEITIFTIYFTVIISIFTGYLQLKDKFIIPALLGLIYNIVIITSIVLSYYVNVVMLGYGALIAAFLQMLFILYFAFKNGFSIKAKLNFYDKYIKALFIMCIPIMMSQSISQINVIVDKTIASTISEGAISAINYADRVNSLILSTVVMTISTLIYPRMSKFAINKDFKSLKNVITLTIRIITLILVPTTVFLLNYSEGITRLIFERGNFSSKDVNFTSKALLFYSLGMIFFAYREILTKILFSFQNSKIPLINSLIALFINIILTIYLARQFGISGIVLATSLSALISTIFLYWNVKKLYGEILENGEFLRFLKVLFISIFSIELLQIIKLENIIENTDFYIILTGGCYIFICALLLILVKEIEIKKISKVLVRDKTSNNK; translated from the coding sequence ATGAAAAAAGTTGCAATATACATTGTTATAATAACAGTTTTTTCAAGGTTTTTAGGCTTTGGAAGAGAATTAACAATTGCTTATTATTATGGAGCTTCTTATATTAGTGATGCGTATATTGTATCTCTAATTATTCCTACAGTTATTTTTGGAATTATTGGAACTGGGGTAATGAGCGGAATTATTCCAATTTATATAAGAATAATGGAAGAAAAAAATGAAGATGAAAGTAAAAATTTTCTTAGCAACGTTTTGTATCTTTTTGTAATCATCACTTCTTTTTTGCTTATTTTGTTCTATTTGTTTAAGGAAAAAATATTAAGAGTGTTTGCTATAGGGTTTGATGAAAATACTATGGCTTTAGCTAGTAATTTAGCTGAAATTACAATATTCACTATATATTTCACGGTTATAATTTCAATATTTACAGGTTATCTTCAATTAAAGGATAAATTTATAATTCCTGCTCTATTAGGTCTTATTTATAATATAGTCATTATCACAAGCATTGTTCTTAGTTATTACGTTAACGTTGTAATGTTAGGCTATGGAGCATTAATAGCAGCTTTTCTTCAGATGTTATTTATACTGTATTTTGCTTTTAAAAATGGTTTTTCTATAAAAGCAAAGTTAAACTTTTATGATAAGTATATAAAGGCACTTTTTATTATGTGTATACCTATAATGATGAGTCAGTCTATAAGTCAAATAAATGTCATTGTGGATAAAACTATTGCTTCAACTATTTCTGAAGGAGCTATCTCTGCAATAAATTATGCAGATAGGGTCAATTCTTTAATATTAAGCACAGTCGTTATGACAATCTCTACTTTAATATATCCTAGAATGTCTAAGTTTGCTATAAATAAAGATTTCAAAAGTTTGAAAAACGTAATTACGCTTACTATTAGAATTATTACACTTATTTTAGTTCCTACTACTGTTTTTCTATTAAATTATTCGGAAGGAATTACTAGATTAATTTTTGAAAGAGGGAATTTTTCTAGTAAAGATGTTAACTTTACCTCAAAAGCTTTACTCTTTTATTCATTGGGTATGATTTTCTTTGCTTACAGAGAAATTCTCACTAAAATTTTATTTTCCTTCCAAAATTCCAAAATTCCATTAATTAATTCGCTAATTGCGTTATTTATTAATATAATACTAACTATCTATTTAGCAAGACAGTTCGGTATAAGTGGAATTGTGCTTGCCACTTCATTATCTGCATTAATATCAACAATTTTTTTATATTGGAATGTTAAAAAATTATATGGGGAAATATTGGAGAATGGAGAATTCTTAAGATTTTTAAAAGTTTTATTTATATCAATTTTTTCAATTGAATTATTACAAATAATAAAGTTAGAAAACATAATTGAAAATACTGACTTTTATATTATTTTGACGGGAGGATGTTATATTTTTATTTGTGCTCTTTTATTAATCTTGGTTAAAGAAATAGAAATTAAAAAGATATCAAAAGTACTAGTGAGAGATAAGACGAGCAATAATAAATGA
- the wecB gene encoding non-hydrolyzing UDP-N-acetylglucosamine 2-epimerase — translation MKKKIMVVFGTRPEAIKMCPLVKELKTRETLNTIVCVTGQHREMLDQVLKAFDVTPDYDLSIMKDKQTLFDVTINILGKMKDILEKEKPDTVLVHGDTSTTFVTSLACFYLQIPVGHVEAGLRTYNIYSPYPEEFNRQAVGIVAKYNFAPTEMSKGNLLKEGKDSSSIHVTGNTAIDALNTTVTGDYSHEQIQWASDSRLIMITAHRRENLGEPMKNMFRAIKRIVDEYQDIKVIYPIHMNPVVREAANEILGNNDRVRIIEPLEVLDFHNFLAKSYLILTDSGGIQEEAPSLGKPVLVMRDTTERPEGVEAGTLKLVGTEEENIYNNFKLLLEDNYEYEKMSKASNPYGDGFASKRIADVLEL, via the coding sequence ATGAAGAAAAAAATCATGGTGGTATTTGGCACAAGGCCGGAAGCTATAAAAATGTGTCCTTTAGTTAAAGAGTTAAAGACACGAGAAACATTAAATACTATTGTGTGTGTAACAGGTCAACATAGAGAAATGTTAGATCAGGTTTTGAAAGCATTTGATGTAACTCCTGATTATGACCTTTCAATTATGAAAGATAAACAAACTTTGTTCGATGTCACAATAAACATTCTTGGAAAAATGAAAGACATTTTAGAAAAAGAAAAGCCTGATACCGTACTGGTTCATGGTGATACATCTACAACTTTTGTGACGTCATTAGCATGCTTTTATTTACAAATACCTGTTGGACATGTTGAAGCTGGGCTTAGAACTTATAACATCTATTCGCCATACCCAGAAGAATTTAATCGTCAGGCAGTAGGGATTGTTGCTAAATATAACTTTGCTCCAACAGAAATGTCTAAAGGTAATCTATTAAAGGAGGGAAAAGATTCGTCTTCAATTCATGTAACTGGTAACACTGCTATAGACGCTCTCAATACAACTGTGACAGGTGATTATTCACACGAGCAGATTCAATGGGCATCAGATAGTAGACTCATTATGATCACTGCTCATCGAAGAGAAAACCTTGGAGAACCAATGAAAAACATGTTTAGAGCAATAAAACGAATTGTTGATGAATATCAAGATATCAAAGTGATCTATCCTATACATATGAATCCTGTTGTCCGGGAAGCTGCTAATGAAATACTTGGTAATAATGATAGAGTTAGGATCATTGAGCCACTCGAAGTACTAGACTTTCACAATTTCCTAGCAAAATCTTATTTGATTTTGACAGATAGTGGCGGGATTCAAGAAGAAGCACCAAGCTTAGGAAAGCCAGTTCTGGTTATGAGAGATACAACAGAACGGCCAGAAGGCGTTGAAGCAGGAACACTAAAACTTGTGGGGACTGAAGAAGAAAACATTTATAATAACTTCAAGTTGCTTCTTGAAGATAATTATGAGTATGAAAAAATGAGTAAAGCAAGTAATCCGTATGGAGATGGTTTTGCTAGTAAGAGGATTGCGGATGTGTTAGAGCTTTAG
- a CDS encoding acetyltransferase — protein sequence MKNKLLIIGASGHGKVVADIALEMGKWEKVAFLDDNPAVTSCLGLDVVGTSEDFKKFIDDYDFFVAIGDNDIRKKVYQKLESLSASIPVLIHPGAVVGREVLIECGTVLMAGVIVNCNTRIGKGCILNTGSTVDHDNLIGDFVHVSPGVHLAGTVIVGSGSWLGVGSVIKNNVSICEGIMIGAGAVVVNDIITAGVYVGVPVRRVK from the coding sequence ATGAAGAATAAATTACTGATTATTGGTGCCAGTGGACATGGAAAAGTGGTTGCAGATATAGCGCTTGAGATGGGGAAGTGGGAGAAAGTTGCTTTTCTCGATGATAATCCTGCGGTTACTTCATGTTTAGGTCTTGATGTTGTTGGTACATCTGAAGATTTCAAAAAGTTTATTGATGATTACGATTTTTTTGTTGCCATTGGTGATAATGATATTAGAAAAAAAGTATATCAGAAGTTAGAGAGTCTAAGTGCGAGTATACCTGTACTTATACATCCGGGCGCCGTTGTTGGGCGAGAAGTACTAATTGAGTGTGGCACTGTATTAATGGCTGGTGTAATTGTCAATTGTAACACGAGAATAGGTAAGGGATGCATCTTAAACACTGGTTCAACCGTAGATCATGACAATTTGATTGGCGATTTTGTGCATGTTTCTCCGGGTGTTCATTTGGCTGGAACTGTAATTGTCGGATCAGGCTCTTGGTTAGGGGTTGGCAGTGTGATCAAGAATAATGTAAGTATTTGTGAGGGAATTATGATTGGTGCTGGTGCGGTAGTTGTTAACGATATAATTACTGCTGGAGTATATGTTGGTGTCCCTGTTAGGAGAGTTAAATAA
- a CDS encoding O-antigen ligase family protein produces the protein MNKNILYVLFFLSLFSIFNLKAINLGSIDLFLEDIIIFISTLTLFGYIANKNNEINRDLTVKLWYFYIFFIALITTIRYFFGEIEIISFFFILKEIEFFIFFILSYSVGRMLSNGKIAIYVNIIIIPSLVWGALQVILGIKAHYGIGGIGNEAPSISGMSFGVISFIYLYLWLNNKIKKLSIIYFCLYITSSLFVILTVSRGAILAMLCANIFFWGALFVFKNESSKLKYILSSISIILIITILNYFFDFIYLFNTVIERFSRIDQSSNIRFNNWGYLLQHNDSLGWIVGMGKSFPNVITGSSYLQVDNQYIRNIIEMGLIGSVIWFILIFSFIYTVFRANKKVITIIAITFTLLFLVYSMVSEAFQVSRISLLYWAFTGLLIGIIKKEKIIKD, from the coding sequence GTGAATAAAAATATTTTATATGTATTATTTTTCTTATCACTATTCTCTATTTTTAATCTAAAAGCTATTAATCTAGGAAGTATAGATTTATTCTTAGAAGATATAATAATCTTTATTAGTACACTTACACTTTTTGGCTACATTGCAAATAAAAATAATGAAATAAACAGAGACTTGACCGTAAAATTATGGTACTTTTATATATTTTTTATAGCATTGATAACGACAATAAGGTATTTTTTTGGTGAAATAGAAATAATTAGCTTTTTCTTTATATTGAAAGAAATAGAATTTTTTATATTTTTCATCCTATCTTATAGTGTTGGTCGCATGTTGTCTAATGGGAAGATTGCAATTTATGTAAATATAATAATTATACCTAGTTTAGTATGGGGTGCACTCCAGGTAATATTAGGTATAAAAGCACACTATGGTATTGGTGGAATAGGGAATGAAGCACCAAGTATAAGTGGGATGTCTTTTGGAGTAATAAGCTTTATATATCTGTACTTATGGCTTAATAATAAAATTAAAAAATTATCAATTATTTACTTTTGTTTATATATCACAAGTTCTCTTTTTGTTATTTTAACTGTATCTCGAGGAGCAATACTAGCGATGTTGTGTGCTAATATCTTTTTTTGGGGTGCATTATTCGTTTTTAAGAATGAGAGTAGTAAACTAAAATATATTTTATCAAGTATTTCGATAATATTAATTATTACGATATTAAATTACTTTTTTGATTTTATATATTTATTCAACACTGTCATTGAAAGATTCTCTCGAATAGATCAAAGTAGTAATATTCGATTTAATAACTGGGGATACTTATTGCAACATAATGATTCACTAGGATGGATTGTGGGAATGGGGAAAAGTTTTCCTAATGTAATCACCGGATCTAGTTATTTACAAGTGGACAATCAGTATATTCGTAACATCATAGAGATGGGTCTAATTGGAAGCGTTATTTGGTTTATTTTAATTTTTTCTTTTATTTATACAGTATTTAGAGCAAACAAAAAAGTAATTACTATAATAGCCATAACATTTACCCTTCTCTTTTTAGTTTACAGTATGGTTAGTGAAGCTTTTCAAGTATCTAGAATAAGTTTACTTTATTGGGCTTTTACTGGTTTATTAATTGGAATAATTAAAAAAGAGAAAATTATCAAAGATTGA
- a CDS encoding glycosyltransferase family 4 protein — protein sequence MKKNIWIWNHYATNMYKDQAGRHYWFAENLIKKGYNPTIFCASTVHNSDENIDTGKRLFVSHQVNEIPFVFVKTPNYIGNGKQRIKNMLSFYINLFKVSKEYAKKNGKPDVILASSVHPLTLVAGIKVAKHFGVPCICEVRDLWPESIVAYGTLKRNSLIAKMLYQGEKWIYKNAHSIIMTWEGGKDYISDQNWDDIIDLNKVHHISNGVVIDSFDKNSNEHKIIDSDLDSKGYKNIVYAGSIRKVNNLGMLIDAANIIQKQDENDIRFLIYGSGDESEALKKRCEEEGINNVIFKGKVEKKYVPSILKKSYINILHNSSTSLDKYGQSQNKFFEYLAAGKCIVQTYSTGYSICEKYNCGISAPHQNAKEIAKAILIASSSEVDNKKMGENAREIAHVFDFSKLTEKVINIIEGIDEGGEESNEFVRKTS from the coding sequence ATGAAAAAGAACATTTGGATATGGAATCATTATGCAACAAATATGTATAAAGATCAGGCTGGTCGACATTATTGGTTTGCAGAAAACCTTATAAAAAAGGGGTATAATCCTACAATATTTTGTGCCTCCACTGTACATAACTCAGATGAAAACATAGATACGGGGAAACGCTTATTTGTCTCTCATCAAGTTAATGAAATACCATTTGTTTTTGTAAAAACTCCTAACTATATTGGAAACGGCAAGCAACGTATTAAAAACATGCTTAGTTTCTATATTAATCTTTTTAAGGTCTCAAAAGAGTATGCAAAAAAGAATGGTAAGCCAGATGTAATCTTAGCTTCAAGTGTTCATCCTTTAACTCTTGTAGCAGGAATAAAAGTAGCTAAACATTTTGGAGTGCCTTGCATTTGTGAAGTAAGAGATCTTTGGCCGGAAAGTATAGTAGCGTATGGAACCTTAAAAAGAAATAGTTTAATTGCAAAAATGTTGTACCAAGGAGAAAAGTGGATTTATAAAAATGCCCATTCTATTATTATGACTTGGGAAGGTGGGAAAGACTACATCTCAGATCAAAATTGGGATGACATAATAGATTTAAACAAAGTTCATCATATAAGTAATGGGGTAGTAATAGATTCATTTGATAAAAATAGCAATGAACATAAAATAATAGATTCAGATTTAGATAGTAAGGGATATAAAAATATCGTTTATGCCGGGTCAATAAGAAAAGTTAACAATCTAGGTATGTTGATAGACGCTGCCAATATTATTCAAAAGCAAGATGAAAATGATATTAGATTTTTAATATATGGTTCTGGTGATGAAAGTGAAGCTCTTAAGAAACGTTGTGAAGAAGAAGGTATTAATAACGTTATCTTCAAGGGAAAAGTAGAAAAGAAGTATGTGCCATCTATACTTAAAAAATCATATATTAATATTCTTCATAACTCCAGCACTTCACTTGATAAGTACGGTCAAAGTCAAAATAAATTCTTTGAATATTTAGCTGCTGGAAAATGTATCGTTCAAACATACTCTACTGGATACAGTATTTGTGAAAAATATAATTGTGGAATTAGTGCTCCTCATCAAAATGCAAAAGAAATTGCTAAAGCTATTTTAATTGCAAGTAGCAGTGAAGTGGATAATAAAAAAATGGGTGAGAACGCCAGAGAAATTGCCCATGTGTTTGATTTTAGTAAGTTGACAGAAAAAGTTATTAATATTATTGAAGGTATTGATGAAGGTGGGGAAGAGTCAAATGAATTTGTACGAAAAACTAGTTAA
- a CDS encoding sugar transferase yields MRKQGLYERYFKRVIDVTCSSAAIIVLSPVFAVTAILVKKKLGSPVLFTQERPGMNEEIFKMYKFRTMTDERDENEELLPDHVRLTKFGQFLRSTSLDELPELFNILKGDMSLIGPRPLLVQYLPLYSIHQRKRHEVRPGLSGLAQVSGRNAISWEQKFELDVKYVENVSFTGDWKLIFLTLKKVFVREGINSETAATMEPFKGSEKGTVSYEE; encoded by the coding sequence GTGAGGAAACAAGGATTATATGAGCGTTATTTTAAAAGGGTGATTGATGTTACGTGTTCATCTGCAGCTATTATTGTGTTGAGTCCTGTGTTTGCTGTGACTGCTATTCTTGTGAAGAAGAAGCTTGGTAGTCCGGTCTTGTTTACACAGGAGCGCCCGGGTATGAATGAAGAGATTTTTAAGATGTATAAGTTTCGGACGATGACGGATGAGCGTGATGAGAATGAAGAATTGCTTCCTGATCATGTGAGGCTGACGAAGTTCGGACAGTTTTTAAGATCTACTTCACTTGATGAGTTACCAGAGCTCTTTAATATTCTTAAAGGTGATATGTCTCTCATTGGACCAAGACCTTTACTTGTTCAGTATCTTCCTTTATACAGTATTCATCAACGAAAACGCCATGAAGTAAGACCTGGCTTGTCAGGGCTTGCTCAGGTAAGTGGACGGAATGCCATTAGCTGGGAACAGAAGTTTGAGTTAGATGTTAAGTATGTTGAAAATGTGAGTTTCACAGGAGATTGGAAACTGATCTTTTTGACTTTAAAAAAGGTATTTGTAAGGGAAGGGATCAACTCTGAAACGGCTGCAACCATGGAGCCATTCAAGGGGTCTGAAAAGGGAACAGTAAGTTATGAAGAATAA
- a CDS encoding acyltransferase: MKMSIIYLCGSLISTLKSIESRLLTVYKTKLVNKTGHQPLWIGSNTTLNYPDNIFVGNNSYVNGGWLLANKNSKIVIGKNCLISFNVHIRTYSHNIKETSKPIIQQGDFEKDIIIGNNVWIGHGAQIMPGVRIGDNCVVGAGAVVTKSFEDNLIIAGVPARAIRDYI, encoded by the coding sequence ATGAAAATGAGTATTATATATCTTTGTGGAAGCTTAATAAGCACCTTAAAATCTATAGAATCTAGGTTATTAACGGTATATAAAACAAAACTAGTTAACAAAACTGGACATCAGCCCTTATGGATAGGTTCGAATACTACACTGAATTATCCCGATAATATTTTTGTTGGTAACAACAGTTATGTAAACGGAGGATGGCTATTAGCAAACAAGAACTCTAAAATAGTCATAGGAAAAAACTGTTTGATTTCATTTAATGTTCATATAAGGACATATTCACATAATATTAAAGAAACGAGTAAACCGATTATACAGCAAGGAGATTTTGAAAAAGATATTATTATAGGTAACAATGTTTGGATTGGACATGGAGCGCAGATTATGCCTGGAGTAAGGATTGGAGACAATTGTGTTGTAGGAGCGGGTGCAGTTGTAACAAAAAGTTTTGAAGATAATCTTATTATAGCGGGAGTTCCAGCAAGAGCTATAAGGGATTATATATAA
- a CDS encoding nucleotide sugar dehydrogenase — translation MNLYEKLVNKEEKIAVIGLGYVGMPIAVAFAKKVNVIGFDLNKEKIQQYKDGVDPTNEIGNEIIKKTSVEFTSDPSKIRDAKFHVVAVPTPINADKTPDLTPIEKVSSMIGKNLTIGSVVVYESTVYPGVTEDICIPILEKESGLKCGIDFKVGYSPERINPGDKIHRLENIIKIVSGIDQQSLDEIAKIYELVVEAGVHRANSIKVAEAAKVVENSQRDINIAFMNELAMVFDRMGIDTQEVIEAMNTKWNALKFYPGLVGGHCISVDPYYFLYEAEKLGYHSQIILSGRKINDGMGKFVAEAIIKKLILANKVVKQSKVIILGLAFKENTPDTRNSKVIDIILGLREYGIEPIVVDPEADKTEAKMQYGIELADLSEINDADCVVLAVAHQVFKELQLNEIDSLYADYENKNKILIDIKSVFSKVDLEQKGFSYWRL, via the coding sequence ATGAATTTGTACGAAAAACTAGTTAACAAAGAAGAGAAAATAGCAGTAATAGGATTAGGGTATGTAGGGATGCCGATTGCAGTTGCATTCGCAAAAAAAGTAAATGTAATTGGATTTGATTTAAATAAAGAGAAAATCCAACAATATAAAGACGGTGTAGACCCGACTAACGAAATCGGCAATGAAATTATCAAAAAAACCTCTGTGGAATTTACTTCAGACCCAAGTAAAATTCGAGATGCGAAATTTCATGTAGTAGCTGTACCCACTCCAATTAATGCGGATAAAACCCCTGATTTAACACCTATTGAGAAAGTCAGTAGCATGATTGGAAAAAACCTTACAATTGGATCTGTTGTTGTATATGAATCTACTGTATATCCAGGAGTAACAGAAGATATTTGTATTCCGATTTTAGAAAAAGAGTCAGGTTTAAAATGTGGGATAGATTTTAAAGTTGGTTACTCTCCTGAACGTATTAATCCTGGAGATAAAATTCATAGACTAGAGAATATAATAAAAATTGTTTCTGGTATTGATCAACAGTCGTTAGATGAAATTGCTAAAATATATGAATTAGTTGTAGAGGCTGGAGTTCACCGAGCTAATTCTATTAAAGTAGCTGAAGCAGCTAAAGTGGTAGAGAATAGTCAAAGAGATATAAACATTGCATTTATGAATGAACTTGCAATGGTGTTTGATCGTATGGGAATTGATACACAAGAAGTTATTGAAGCTATGAATACTAAGTGGAATGCTCTGAAATTTTATCCGGGATTAGTGGGGGGACACTGTATTAGTGTAGATCCTTACTATTTTCTATATGAAGCTGAAAAATTGGGTTATCATAGTCAAATTATCCTTTCTGGAAGAAAGATTAATGATGGTATGGGGAAATTTGTTGCCGAAGCTATTATTAAGAAACTGATATTAGCTAATAAAGTTGTTAAACAGTCAAAAGTAATTATACTTGGGTTAGCTTTTAAAGAAAATACACCTGATACAAGAAACTCAAAGGTAATAGATATTATTTTGGGGTTAAGAGAATACGGTATAGAACCTATAGTTGTAGATCCAGAAGCAGATAAGACAGAAGCTAAAATGCAATATGGAATTGAATTAGCAGATTTGAGTGAAATAAATGATGCTGATTGTGTTGTATTAGCAGTTGCACATCAAGTATTTAAAGAACTTCAATTAAATGAAATTGATTCTTTATATGCAGATTACGAAAATAAAAACAAAATTTTAATCGACATTAAAAGTGTTTTTAGTAAAGTTGATTTAGAGCAAAAAGGATTTAGTTATTGGAGATTATAG
- a CDS encoding competence protein ComK: MKENHLLINRNTLAIRKIEHPEFQSEIIHADGVQYAADSPMKILFDCCILAGSTLKGNIDASRHKLGVKDSIVPVILDPVTKLIVMPTHVPNDPENIWIFPEHVLETNVYTRKNSVIEFTGGKKLLVNLPLFELKRQLKRTERFRAMRRVQSFMIMKRDDK; encoded by the coding sequence ATGAAAGAGAATCATTTATTGATCAACCGTAATACACTGGCCATCAGAAAGATTGAGCATCCTGAGTTTCAGTCGGAGATTATTCATGCAGATGGTGTGCAGTATGCTGCTGATTCGCCGATGAAGATTTTGTTTGACTGCTGTATATTGGCTGGGAGTACGCTTAAGGGAAATATAGATGCATCCAGGCATAAGCTGGGTGTGAAGGACTCGATTGTCCCGGTTATACTGGATCCGGTTACTAAACTAATCGTGATGCCGACGCATGTGCCGAATGATCCTGAAAATATATGGATCTTTCCAGAACATGTGTTGGAGACGAACGTATACACGAGAAAGAATTCTGTGATTGAATTTACAGGAGGTAAGAAGCTCCTGGTGAACCTCCCATTATTTGAGTTAAAACGTCAGCTGAAACGCACTGAGCGGTTTCGAGCGATGAGAAGGGTTCAATCATTTATGATAATGAAGCGGGATGATAAATGA
- a CDS encoding glycosyltransferase — translation MVNEEGYDILVISEAYPKGNDYSNNYIHSRNIFYKQLNLNILVLSFNAVSEYSIDDIKVIPLSIYRKKYAKKRWKIVISHAPNIRNHVRFINEYKKNFEEIVFVIHGHEVLPLNKYYPKSYDFIKKQWSKDIQQNMYDLLKLRVLKMFFLKLIKEDKCHFFFVSEWMKKEFEDNVNISLEEVTSNYRIIPNNIHETFENEQYQTKNNKIADFVSIRPFDNSKYAVDIIVEIAKNNPEYTFHLYGKGDYFKYNNIPTNLTVKYEYIDQKEIPRILNQYHYAILPTRLDSQGVFMCELASFGIPLITSDIDICREMLSGFENVKFIDNKESKNIKIKKILTDIINSDNRNTKFFQQNTVYKEIEYFRRFLGE, via the coding sequence ATGGTAAACGAAGAGGGATATGATATTTTAGTAATTTCGGAAGCATATCCAAAAGGAAATGATTATTCTAATAATTATATCCACTCAAGAAATATATTTTACAAACAACTAAATCTAAATATTTTAGTTCTTTCTTTTAATGCTGTTTCTGAATATAGTATTGATGATATTAAAGTAATACCACTTTCTATTTACAGAAAGAAGTATGCAAAAAAACGCTGGAAAATTGTAATATCACATGCACCTAACATAAGAAATCATGTTAGGTTTATAAATGAATACAAAAAGAATTTTGAAGAAATAGTTTTTGTAATTCACGGTCATGAGGTACTTCCTTTAAATAAATATTATCCAAAGAGTTACGATTTCATAAAAAAACAGTGGTCAAAAGATATACAACAAAATATGTATGATTTACTAAAATTAAGAGTATTAAAAATGTTTTTTTTGAAACTTATAAAAGAAGATAAATGTCATTTCTTTTTTGTAAGTGAATGGATGAAGAAGGAATTTGAGGATAATGTTAATATTTCTTTAGAAGAAGTGACATCAAACTATAGAATTATTCCTAACAATATACATGAAACATTTGAAAATGAGCAATATCAAACAAAAAACAATAAAATAGCGGATTTCGTTAGTATACGTCCCTTTGATAATTCAAAGTACGCAGTGGATATAATAGTAGAAATAGCTAAAAACAATCCAGAATATACTTTTCATCTGTACGGAAAAGGAGATTACTTTAAGTATAATAATATACCAACAAACCTAACAGTTAAATATGAATATATTGATCAAAAAGAAATACCTAGAATATTAAACCAATATCACTATGCAATTTTACCAACACGTCTGGATTCACAGGGGGTTTTTATGTGTGAATTAGCATCTTTTGGGATTCCACTAATTACCTCTGATATAGACATATGTAGAGAAATGTTAAGTGGATTTGAAAATGTTAAATTTATAGATAACAAAGAAAGCAAAAACATTAAAATAAAAAAAATACTTACCGATATAATCAATTCTGATAATAGAAACACTAAGTTTTTTCAACAAAATACAGTATATAAAGAAATAGAATACTTTAGGAGATTTTTAGGTGAATAA